A region from the Benincasa hispida cultivar B227 chromosome 12, ASM972705v1, whole genome shotgun sequence genome encodes:
- the LOC120092484 gene encoding 40S ribosomal protein S21-2: MQNEEGKITELYIPRKCSATNRLITSKDHASVQINIGHLDENGIYTGQFSTFALCGFIRAQGDADSALDRLWQKKKVEVRQQ; this comes from the exons ATGCAGAACGAAGAGGGAAAGATCACCGAGCTCTACATTCCTAGGAAGTG TTCTGCCACAAACCGACTCATCACTTCCAAGGACCACGCCTCGGTTCAGATTAACATCGGCCACTTGGATGAGAATGGCATCTACACCGGCCAATTCTCCACTTTCGCTCTCTGCGGTTTCATCCGTGCTCAG GGTGATGCCGACAGTGCTTTGGATAGATTGTGGCAGAAGAAGAAAGTAGAAGTTCGCCAGCAGTAG